A genomic stretch from Mesoplodon densirostris isolate mMesDen1 chromosome 3, mMesDen1 primary haplotype, whole genome shotgun sequence includes:
- the FNDC9 gene encoding fibronectin type III domain-containing protein 9: MNNVGVGGDSGITHTVVRETSSRAQSRGGRRHHPSALVHSASEGCVLTGSTVSTRIEMNIEVGNVSYTGAIVSWSSSEPCLEDYYHIMYRPNWNSIFSGYLRDSFHHKEKVPRTISSVVLEHLTPSTLYFLCISCKKILFPYRHYCTMFHTLDKSPLAAGSSLVDPQISLWVLMAILLACFTAVLAFICLQFWCIRCHEPRWSYRAGLMEEANGLVRWPEEAPGLGQGEEDLQGLPLVEVPRKNSGADAEPEAAAAAAEWDAPDVGALQREGGVHPAALPHFGE, encoded by the exons ATGAATAATGTGGGCGTTGGGGGCGACAGTGGAATTACTCACACGGTGGTGAGAGAGACATCAAGTAGAGCCCAGAGCAGAGGAGGGAGAAGGCACCATCCTTCAGCTTTGGTCCACTCTGCCTCTGAGGGCTGCGTTCTAACCGGATCCACTGTGAGCACCAG AATCGAGATGAACATCGAGGTTGGGAACGTTTCTTACACGGGAGCCATCGTTTCCTGGTCGTCCTCGGAGCCCTGCCTGGAGGACTATTACCATATTATGTACAGGCCCAATTGGAACAGCATCTTCTCTGGCTATCTTCGCGACAGCTTCCACCACAAGGAGAAGGTGCCTCGAACAATCAGCTCCGTGGTGCTGGAACACCTCACCCCTTCCACTCTCTACTTCCTGTGCATCAGCTGCAAGAAGATCCTCTTCCCCTACAGGCACTACTGCACCATGTTCCACACCCTGGATAAGAGTCCACTGGCTGCTGGAAGTTCCCTGGTGGACCCCCAGATCTCCCTTTGggtgctgatggccattctgctgGCCTGCTTCACGGCAGTCTTAGCCTTCATCTGCCTCCAGTTCTGGTGTATCCGTTGCCATGAGCCTCGATGGTCTTACAGAGCCGGCCTCATGGAGGAAGCCAATGGCCTGGTGAGATGGCCAGAGGAGGCCCCGGGTCTGGGTCAGGGGGAGGAAGACCTGCAGGGGCTCCCCCTGGTGGAAGTGCCACGCAAGAACTCTGGAGCTGACGCGGAACCAGAAGCCGCAGCCGCAGCAGCCGAATGGGATGCCCCCGACGTGGGTGCCCTGCAGAGGGAGGGCGGTGTTCATCCTGCCGCACTGCCTCATTTTGGGGAGTGA